From a region of the Thermodesulfobium sp. 4217-1 genome:
- a CDS encoding ATP phosphoribosyltransferase regulatory subunit yields the protein MIKSPSGSMDMIPEEVFCRNTIENKIKNFWEKNGFVRVSTPIIEHWDKLQVALGENLVDKTIRFIDRFGEVSVLSPDLTVSIARMVSTRKKNGPFPLKYFYLGDVFRVTSEQSEIRQCGVEIIGADKRSIADVELAVLIFMTLRELGLNNIYLEIGNFETLRELLKLEILDDYRQLIIDALLKKDWVSLNDIANKVSDPKISEFIKNLPKLTGTPEEVFSNIDLIPDFLIPGMKNLENISKEIKNAGVKHYINLALVNEISYYTGFIFQVFVTGSPRSIGGGGRYDDLYSLFNFKCPSSGFGINVDKIYEILKASYFKAINTDVLLCFNDGIPLHWVWNMAASYRDQGIKVEIDLKSRVFEEAIEFSKKKKAQRMVYILKLESSGISGWIVDTHNENKERMTFC from the coding sequence ATGATAAAGTCGCCATCAGGTTCTATGGATATGATACCTGAAGAGGTTTTTTGTAGGAACACAATTGAAAATAAAATCAAGAATTTCTGGGAAAAAAATGGTTTTGTCAGAGTAAGCACTCCTATCATAGAACATTGGGACAAATTACAAGTGGCTCTTGGCGAGAACCTTGTTGATAAAACAATTAGATTTATTGACAGATTTGGAGAGGTTAGTGTTCTGAGTCCTGATTTAACTGTATCAATCGCTCGAATGGTTTCGACTAGGAAGAAAAATGGTCCTTTCCCTTTAAAGTACTTTTACTTAGGCGATGTCTTCAGAGTTACTTCTGAGCAAAGTGAGATAAGACAATGCGGTGTTGAGATTATTGGTGCAGATAAACGAAGTATAGCCGACGTTGAATTGGCTGTGCTTATTTTTATGACCTTAAGAGAATTAGGACTGAACAATATATATCTTGAGATTGGCAACTTTGAAACATTAAGAGAACTGTTAAAATTAGAAATACTTGATGATTATAGACAACTTATAATTGATGCCCTTTTAAAAAAAGATTGGGTTAGTTTAAATGATATTGCAAACAAAGTTTCTGATCCTAAAATTTCAGAATTTATTAAAAATCTTCCAAAACTTACTGGAACCCCTGAGGAGGTTTTCTCAAATATTGATTTAATTCCTGACTTTTTGATTCCAGGTATGAAGAACCTTGAAAATATCAGTAAAGAGATAAAAAATGCTGGCGTTAAACACTATATTAATCTTGCCTTGGTTAATGAGATTTCTTATTATACGGGTTTCATTTTTCAAGTTTTTGTTACAGGATCGCCAAGGTCTATCGGTGGAGGGGGTAGATATGATGATTTGTATTCTTTGTTTAATTTTAAATGTCCCTCTTCTGGTTTTGGGATTAATGTAGATAAAATTTATGAAATTCTCAAAGCCTCGTATTTTAAGGCCATTAATACTGATGTGCTTTTGTGTTTCAACGATGGGATACCTTTGCACTGGGTATGGAATATGGCAGCTTCATATAGAGATCAGGGAATTAAGGTTGAGATAGATTTGAAGAGCAGGGTTTTTGAAGAAGCCATAGAGTTTTCCAAGAAAAAAAAGGCTCAAAGGATGGTTTATATATTAAAATTAGAATCATCTGGAATTTCTGGTTGGATAGTTGATACTCATAATGAAAACAAAGAAAGGATGACCTTTTGCTAA
- the hisG gene encoding ATP phosphoribosyltransferase yields MLKIAVPKGVLFEPSLKLLQNCGYSVPSDFGRKLLIEDSKQELSLIIVRPFDMPLYVEEGVVDIAFVGKDVIEETSMACFELMDLGYGLCRLSVAVPKYSSYRSVDEFHPFIKIGSKYQNLAEKYFMQKGMQVRIFPLGGSVEISPIVGLSEAIIDLVSTGNTLKANNLVEIETILLSTSRLVANDANYRLKRKEINSFITKINGGI; encoded by the coding sequence ATGCTTAAAATTGCTGTTCCAAAAGGCGTTTTATTTGAACCATCTTTGAAGCTATTACAGAATTGCGGTTACAGCGTTCCGTCAGATTTTGGCAGAAAGCTTTTGATTGAAGATTCTAAACAAGAACTGTCTTTGATAATTGTTAGGCCATTTGATATGCCTCTTTATGTGGAAGAAGGCGTTGTTGATATAGCTTTTGTGGGAAAAGATGTTATTGAAGAAACTTCAATGGCCTGTTTTGAACTCATGGATTTGGGATATGGTCTTTGCAGACTCTCAGTTGCTGTTCCAAAGTATAGCTCTTATAGATCGGTAGACGAATTTCATCCATTTATAAAAATTGGTTCAAAATATCAAAATCTCGCTGAAAAATATTTTATGCAAAAGGGCATGCAAGTTAGGATCTTTCCTCTTGGAGGATCTGTAGAGATTTCACCTATAGTCGGCTTGTCTGAGGCTATAATTGATCTTGTGTCAACTGGGAACACATTGAAGGCTAACAATTTAGTAGAAATTGAAACAATTTTGCTTTCAACTTCACGTTTGGTAGCAAATGACGCTAATTATAGGTTAAAGAGAAAAGAAATAAACAGTTTTATTACAAAGATAAATGGAGGGATCTGA
- the hisD gene encoding histidinol dehydrogenase, whose product MRFVDDFLLLKKEAELQRLWKRESSFQDNKTLDDVARIINDIKLRGMEAIKEYSKKFDDYDLSMGLVASDEEVLSQAKLVPLDVSEALKYSAKRIRQYHESIKFDSFKYETEESESGFKWTPIENIGIYVPGGLTAYPSSILMTVIVADVAGVKNIYVCSKPNKGKINPYIASAILACNTKRLKVIKLSGIQAISSMAMGLGIKKVDKIFGPGNDYVSLAKKQFFGEVSIDMMAGPSEILIVSDGKVDPSWIAWDFLSQAEHDVNAKTGLISTDVNFLNEVMLKVKEFSGKILNKHIVESSLQSSFFGFAPALEDAISISNILAPEHLEIACENSEELFEKVQNAGTVFLGSLTCEPFGDYILGPSHVLPTSGSARYFSGINVYDFLKRVNFSKIKNKNSLKKLLSASLIAEIEGFSAHKNAMTCRDTD is encoded by the coding sequence ATGAGATTTGTTGATGACTTTCTTTTACTGAAAAAAGAAGCTGAACTTCAAAGACTTTGGAAGAGAGAATCGTCTTTTCAAGATAATAAAACCTTAGATGATGTGGCAAGGATTATAAATGATATTAAGTTAAGAGGGATGGAAGCAATAAAAGAATATTCTAAAAAATTTGATGATTATGATCTATCTATGGGTTTGGTGGCATCCGATGAAGAAGTGCTTTCTCAAGCGAAACTTGTTCCATTAGATGTATCTGAGGCTTTAAAATATTCAGCCAAAAGGATAAGACAATATCATGAAAGTATAAAATTTGATTCATTTAAATATGAGACAGAAGAATCAGAGTCTGGTTTCAAGTGGACTCCAATAGAAAATATAGGAATTTATGTGCCTGGCGGCTTGACTGCATACCCGTCGTCAATCCTTATGACAGTTATTGTTGCAGATGTTGCTGGCGTTAAAAACATCTATGTCTGCTCCAAGCCAAATAAGGGCAAGATAAACCCATATATAGCTTCGGCTATTTTAGCTTGCAATACTAAGAGATTGAAGGTTATAAAGCTTTCAGGCATTCAAGCTATATCTTCAATGGCTATGGGTTTGGGAATTAAGAAAGTTGACAAGATTTTTGGCCCAGGTAATGATTACGTTAGTCTTGCGAAAAAGCAATTTTTCGGGGAAGTTTCTATTGACATGATGGCTGGACCCTCTGAAATACTCATAGTTTCTGATGGCAAGGTAGATCCTTCATGGATTGCGTGGGATTTTCTATCTCAAGCAGAACACGATGTAAATGCAAAAACTGGTCTAATATCTACAGATGTTAATTTCTTAAATGAAGTGATGTTAAAGGTAAAAGAATTTTCTGGGAAGATTTTGAATAAACACATTGTTGAGTCTTCGCTCCAGAGCTCATTTTTCGGTTTTGCTCCTGCTCTTGAGGATGCAATAAGCATTTCAAATATTTTAGCACCTGAACATCTGGAGATTGCATGTGAGAATTCCGAAGAACTTTTTGAAAAGGTGCAGAATGCTGGTACAGTGTTTTTGGGGAGCTTGACGTGTGAGCCATTTGGAGATTACATTCTTGGTCCAAGTCATGTTTTGCCCACGTCTGGTAGCGCGCGATATTTTTCTGGAATAAACGTATATGATTTTTTGAAGAGAGTAAATTTTTCGAAAATTAAGAATAAAAATTCTCTGAAAAAGCTGTTGAGCGCCTCTTTAATTGCAGAAATAGAAGGTTTTAGTGCACATAAAAACGCAATGACTTGTAGAGATACTGATTAG
- a CDS encoding NUDIX hydrolase has protein sequence MKEDKTYVEYIYNGKIIKVRRDWVKIKKGSKQHRTWMEVVEFSNAVGMIALLNNDEILLVEQFRHAPGKKLIEIPAGKLEPGESPEVGAVRELIEETGYKANKVKKIFSMYTTPGFTDEYMHIVVCEDLEYVGVNPDDDEIINVIKFNIKDLEKMVLEGKIGDAKTVLAVLYLTRRQ, from the coding sequence ATGAAAGAGGATAAGACGTATGTAGAATATATCTATAATGGAAAAATTATCAAAGTAAGAAGAGATTGGGTTAAGATAAAAAAAGGGTCAAAACAACACAGAACATGGATGGAAGTAGTAGAATTTTCTAATGCAGTAGGAATGATTGCATTATTGAATAATGATGAAATATTATTGGTTGAGCAATTTAGACATGCGCCTGGTAAAAAGCTGATAGAGATACCTGCTGGGAAATTGGAACCTGGAGAATCTCCCGAGGTTGGCGCTGTGAGAGAGCTTATTGAGGAAACAGGATATAAAGCTAATAAAGTAAAGAAGATTTTTTCTATGTATACAACCCCAGGGTTTACAGATGAATACATGCATATTGTAGTTTGTGAAGATCTTGAGTATGTAGGAGTCAATCCTGATGATGATGAGATAATTAACGTCATTAAATTTAATATAAAAGACCTTGAGAAGATGGTCTTAGAGGGGAAGATTGGAGACGCCAAAACAGTGCTTGCAGTCCTTTATCTTACAAGAAGGCAATGA
- the xerA gene encoding site-specific tyrosine recombinase/integron integrase: protein METPKQCLQSFILQEGNEALSAFVSYLFLIRGYSDNTVSSYKSDVESFFNFFSNKMHANNDIENLLLQYSNKLFSDNYKGTSVERKLVAIKQFFIFSFQEGLYKGKIPEIILPKRERRLPTFLSKSNISNIFDFISSSDLFSIRDLFIFKMLYFTGLRISELLNLKIENINIERMDIRVFGKGSKERVIPFHYEISGLFRSYLSYRKSLNPKCENIFVNSRGKPLSRQYVWKMCKKIGSFLNLDLHPHIFRHSLATHLLSGGASIKIIQDLLGHESISTTQIYTHLIYEDLKKEYIRAFEKFNSGLFFSNTL from the coding sequence TTGGAGACGCCAAAACAGTGCTTGCAGTCCTTTATCTTACAAGAAGGCAATGAAGCTTTAAGTGCCTTTGTAAGCTATCTTTTTCTTATAAGGGGTTACTCTGATAATACCGTAAGCTCTTATAAAAGTGATGTGGAATCTTTTTTTAATTTTTTTTCAAATAAAATGCACGCTAACAACGACATAGAAAACTTGTTGCTCCAATATTCAAATAAATTGTTTTCTGATAACTATAAAGGAACTTCGGTGGAGAGAAAGCTGGTTGCTATAAAGCAATTTTTTATATTTTCTTTTCAAGAAGGTCTTTATAAGGGTAAAATTCCTGAAATTATTTTGCCTAAGAGAGAAAGAAGACTTCCAACTTTTCTATCAAAAAGCAATATATCCAATATTTTTGATTTTATATCCAGTTCAGACCTATTTTCTATTAGGGATTTATTTATTTTTAAGATGCTATATTTTACTGGGTTAAGAATCTCAGAACTTTTAAACTTGAAGATTGAAAATATTAATATCGAAAGAATGGATATAAGAGTTTTTGGAAAGGGTTCTAAAGAGAGAGTTATTCCCTTTCATTATGAAATTTCAGGATTGTTTAGATCTTATTTGAGTTATAGAAAAAGTCTTAATCCAAAGTGTGAGAATATTTTCGTTAATTCAAGGGGGAAACCTCTTTCAAGACAGTATGTGTGGAAGATGTGCAAAAAAATTGGAAGTTTCTTAAACCTAGACTTACATCCTCATATTTTTAGGCACTCACTTGCTACACATCTTCTCTCAGGTGGAGCTAGTATTAAGATAATACAGGATTTGCTTGGACATGAATCTATTTCTACCACTCAAATATATACACATCTTATATATGAAGATCTTAAAAAAGAATATATCAGAGCGTTTGAAAAATTCAACTCGGGCTTATTTTTTAGCAATACTTTATAA
- the pruA gene encoding L-glutamate gamma-semialdehyde dehydrogenase: MRNCAARVPEPVNEPIYEYRVGSKERRELKIALEDIVSKKVEIPLIIGGKEIKTESKMEIRCPHQHNVLLGHYYQAGKEEVKLAIDSVMDAKKTWSKVDFQERTAIFLRAAELLSTKYRFIMNAITMLSISKNAFQAEIDCVCELIDFLRFNASFAQKIYEDQPISPKGFWNRMQYRPLEGFVFAVPPFNFVSISGNLPTAPAIMGNVSIWKPASSAIYPSYMFMKILQEAGLPDGVINFVPGKGSTMGDLIFSSKSFSGLHFTGSYDTFNYMWKFIANNMSNYITYPRIVGETGGKDFIFAHSSANTRSLITAIVRGSFEYQGQKCSAVSRVYLPKSMFNSIKDELLNELSKIKMGSPEDFTNFVNAVIDRESYDKIKSYVDFVKNQNEAKIFFGGKCDDSVGYFIEPTVVVTEDPHFKTMEEEIFGPVVTFYLYDDDKFEETLHLCDKTSIYGLTGAIFAQDRSAINTATEILESSAGNFYINDKPTGAVVGQQPFGGARASGTNDKAGSLLNLIRWTSARSVKETFNPPEHIQYPFMEEK; encoded by the coding sequence TTGAGAAACTGCGCAGCAAGAGTTCCAGAACCTGTGAACGAACCAATCTATGAGTATAGAGTAGGAAGTAAAGAAAGAAGAGAGCTAAAAATAGCGTTGGAAGATATTGTTTCAAAAAAAGTAGAGATTCCATTAATTATTGGTGGCAAAGAGATTAAAACTGAGAGTAAAATGGAAATTAGATGCCCTCACCAGCACAATGTTTTATTAGGGCACTATTATCAGGCAGGAAAAGAAGAGGTAAAGTTAGCAATTGACTCTGTTATGGATGCCAAAAAAACTTGGTCAAAGGTCGACTTTCAAGAAAGAACAGCAATTTTCTTAAGGGCAGCAGAGCTTCTTAGTACTAAGTATAGATTTATTATGAATGCCATAACTATGCTTTCAATCAGCAAGAATGCATTCCAGGCAGAGATAGATTGTGTGTGTGAGCTCATTGATTTTTTGAGATTTAATGCAAGTTTTGCACAAAAGATCTATGAAGATCAGCCCATTTCTCCTAAGGGTTTTTGGAACAGAATGCAATATAGGCCTTTGGAGGGATTCGTTTTTGCTGTGCCGCCATTTAACTTTGTCTCCATTTCTGGAAATCTGCCAACTGCGCCAGCGATAATGGGGAATGTTTCTATCTGGAAACCTGCGTCTAGTGCAATTTATCCTTCATATATGTTTATGAAGATTTTGCAAGAGGCGGGACTTCCAGATGGGGTAATAAATTTTGTCCCTGGAAAAGGATCTACTATGGGCGATCTTATATTTTCGTCTAAGAGCTTCTCGGGCCTGCATTTTACAGGAAGTTATGACACCTTTAACTACATGTGGAAATTTATAGCAAATAATATGTCAAATTATATTACATATCCGAGGATAGTTGGAGAAACAGGGGGCAAAGATTTCATATTTGCTCATAGTTCTGCTAATACCAGGAGTCTAATTACTGCAATAGTTAGGGGTTCTTTTGAATATCAAGGTCAAAAGTGCTCTGCAGTTTCAAGGGTGTACCTTCCAAAGTCAATGTTTAACAGTATTAAGGACGAATTATTAAATGAGTTAAGCAAGATAAAAATGGGTTCTCCTGAAGATTTTACTAATTTTGTGAATGCAGTTATCGATAGGGAGTCGTATGACAAAATAAAATCATACGTTGATTTTGTAAAGAATCAAAACGAAGCCAAGATATTTTTTGGTGGAAAATGCGATGACAGCGTTGGGTATTTTATAGAACCTACAGTTGTCGTCACTGAAGATCCCCACTTTAAAACTATGGAGGAAGAGATTTTTGGGCCTGTGGTAACATTCTACCTTTATGATGATGACAAGTTTGAAGAGACCCTACATCTCTGTGACAAGACAAGCATCTATGGTCTAACAGGGGCAATATTTGCTCAAGATAGAAGCGCTATAAATACTGCAACTGAAATTCTTGAGTCAAGTGCTGGAAATTTCTATATCAACGATAAGCCTACAGGTGCTGTAGTTGGACAGCAGCCATTTGGAGGAGCAAGGGCAAGCGGAACAAACGATAAGGCAGGCAGCTTGCTAAATCTTATTAGGTGGACCAGTGCAAGGTCTGTCAAGGAAACGTTTAACCCTCCAGAGCATATTCAATATCCATTTATGGAGGAAAAATAA
- a CDS encoding proline dehydrogenase family protein: MLNSIFNFLTSNTIDYVPEQIIEIFSKKYVSGPLLSDAIRVVSDLNSRGIMATIDVLGESVTNEDQTIFFRNECIRVLETIKKESLDANLSLKPTQMGLAINKALCYENIRKIVQKASDLDNFVRVDMEDSPFTTDTLKMYKLLREEFPGHVGTVLQAYLRRTADDIENLSEKPFNIRLCKGIYIEPYKLAYKSHELVNENYIYCLEKLFKKKAYVGIATHDEKLVFHAMKLIEKYNLNPGEYEFQMLLGIGDELREFILSKKNRLRIYVPYGEQWISYVRRRLKENPNIIKTALGIKL; this comes from the coding sequence ATGTTAAATAGCATATTTAATTTTTTGACTTCAAATACAATTGATTATGTTCCTGAACAGATTATTGAAATATTTTCAAAAAAATATGTTTCTGGCCCTCTTCTCTCAGACGCAATAAGAGTAGTTAGTGATTTAAATTCCAGAGGCATTATGGCTACCATAGATGTTTTGGGCGAGTCTGTAACGAATGAAGATCAGACTATATTTTTTAGAAATGAATGTATAAGAGTGCTCGAAACAATTAAAAAAGAGTCATTAGATGCGAATCTTTCTCTAAAACCTACTCAGATGGGATTGGCTATAAACAAAGCACTTTGTTACGAAAATATAAGAAAGATTGTTCAGAAGGCAAGCGATTTGGATAATTTTGTAAGAGTTGATATGGAGGATTCACCCTTTACTACCGATACGTTGAAGATGTACAAACTTTTAAGGGAAGAATTCCCCGGTCATGTTGGAACTGTTTTGCAGGCTTATCTAAGAAGGACGGCCGATGATATAGAAAATCTTTCTGAGAAGCCATTCAATATTAGACTTTGTAAGGGCATATACATAGAGCCATATAAGCTTGCTTATAAAAGTCACGAATTAGTTAATGAAAATTATATATATTGTCTTGAAAAACTATTTAAGAAAAAGGCTTATGTTGGCATTGCAACCCATGATGAAAAATTGGTATTTCATGCAATGAAATTGATCGAAAAATACAATTTAAATCCAGGTGAATATGAATTCCAAATGCTACTTGGGATTGGGGACGAATTAAGAGAGTTTATACTTTCTAAGAAAAACAGATTAAGAATTTATGTTCCATACGGTGAGCAATGGATATCTTATGTTAGAAGAAGGCTTAAAGAAAACCCAAATATTATTAAAACTGCATTGGGCATAAAACTGTAA
- a CDS encoding branched-chain amino acid ABC transporter substrate-binding protein has product MKYKKYLFLAVFLFGVGLLLAGCSGTQQKAASSTIKIAVVGPMTGSQAKYGEDWKNSTLLAIDEINAKGGIKGKKLEAVVFDDAADPKQAVSVAQKIVSDPSIIAVIGHVDSGCSIPASKIYAQANIPMLTVSTNPELTQQGLKNIFRVAPTDNVQGSFAAEFLFKKGYKNVAVLQDKSAYGQGVATEFKNSFEKLGGKVLDFEGVAQGEKDFSAILTKFKTLKPDIIYFGGYYPEGALITKQMRDLGMKMPLVGPDGLYDPQFLKIAGDAANGDIITNIGLNIEKDPNAKDFLAAYKAKYGEPGAYGIFAYEATKILAAALDKDPTAKGEALIKLLDETNYTGVLGKTTFAPNGDTTNKIITVYQVENAKFVEI; this is encoded by the coding sequence TTGAAGTACAAGAAGTATTTGTTTTTAGCAGTATTCTTATTTGGGGTGGGTTTGTTATTGGCTGGGTGTTCTGGAACTCAGCAAAAGGCGGCAAGTTCTACAATCAAGATTGCGGTAGTAGGACCAATGACTGGATCACAAGCAAAGTATGGTGAGGATTGGAAGAATTCTACGCTTTTGGCTATCGATGAAATTAACGCAAAGGGAGGGATTAAAGGCAAGAAGTTAGAGGCAGTAGTATTTGATGATGCAGCAGATCCAAAACAAGCTGTATCTGTGGCACAAAAGATTGTCAGCGATCCAAGCATCATAGCAGTAATCGGGCATGTAGATTCTGGATGCTCAATACCTGCATCTAAGATTTATGCACAAGCAAACATACCAATGTTAACTGTTTCTACAAATCCAGAATTAACACAGCAAGGACTAAAGAATATTTTTAGAGTAGCTCCTACTGATAACGTTCAGGGTAGTTTTGCTGCTGAATTTTTATTCAAAAAGGGATATAAAAATGTAGCAGTTCTCCAAGACAAGTCCGCGTATGGTCAAGGAGTTGCCACCGAGTTTAAAAATAGTTTTGAAAAATTAGGCGGGAAAGTGCTTGACTTTGAGGGAGTAGCTCAAGGCGAAAAAGATTTTTCTGCTATCCTGACAAAATTTAAAACTCTTAAGCCAGATATAATTTATTTTGGCGGATATTATCCTGAGGGCGCTCTTATAACAAAACAGATGAGAGACTTGGGTATGAAAATGCCATTGGTAGGACCTGATGGTCTTTATGATCCTCAATTCTTAAAGATTGCAGGGGATGCAGCCAATGGAGATATAATAACAAATATTGGATTAAACATTGAAAAAGATCCAAATGCTAAAGACTTCTTAGCTGCCTATAAGGCAAAGTACGGAGAACCAGGAGCATATGGCATATTTGCCTATGAGGCAACCAAGATATTGGCTGCTGCTCTTGACAAAGATCCTACAGCTAAGGGCGAAGCACTTATAAAACTTTTGGATGAGACTAATTACACTGGTGTTCTCGGAAAAACAACATTTGCTCCAAATGGAGACACAACTAACAAGATAATCACTGTATATCAAGTAGAGAACGCTAAGTTTGTAGAGATTTAG
- a CDS encoding dienelactone hydrolase family protein, translating to MKNNSVVYECSPNSSLDISVKKKNISYLSVNTTLKSVLFFDSNNEGKLPGILLFSDWLGVSDFAFEKARSFVKEGFVVLVADVYGDGKVAKDQKEAFELSSVYKNNRLLMRERANASFEEFKKLDVVKKNNISAVGYCFGGTVALELARDGADLKNVVVFHAGLDTPLEAVPGNFKPKVLALHGADDPHVPTEQVLKFQEELRKAKADWSFVSYGNSVHSFTNKKAGTDSSKGVAYNKLADKRSWSVAISFLKENIK from the coding sequence GTGAAGAACAATTCTGTGGTTTATGAATGCAGTCCCAATAGCTCTTTAGATATCAGCGTTAAAAAGAAAAATATTTCATATTTATCAGTTAATACTACCTTAAAAAGCGTTCTCTTTTTTGATTCAAACAATGAGGGTAAACTACCTGGAATTTTGTTGTTTTCTGATTGGTTAGGTGTGAGCGATTTTGCCTTTGAAAAGGCAAGAAGTTTTGTAAAAGAGGGATTTGTAGTTTTGGTTGCTGATGTTTACGGCGATGGCAAGGTCGCAAAGGATCAAAAAGAAGCATTTGAGCTCTCTTCTGTTTATAAAAACAATAGGCTTTTAATGCGAGAAAGAGCTAACGCATCGTTTGAGGAATTTAAAAAACTTGATGTTGTTAAAAAAAATAATATATCTGCTGTAGGTTATTGCTTTGGGGGGACAGTAGCACTTGAACTAGCAAGGGATGGTGCTGATCTTAAAAATGTGGTAGTTTTTCATGCAGGCTTAGACACTCCATTGGAAGCTGTTCCAGGAAACTTTAAACCTAAAGTATTAGCTTTGCACGGAGCAGACGATCCGCATGTGCCTACCGAACAGGTACTGAAGTTTCAAGAGGAGTTAAGAAAAGCAAAAGCTGACTGGTCATTCGTTTCTTATGGAAATAGCGTTCATTCGTTTACTAACAAAAAGGCTGGTACAGATTCGTCTAAAGGGGTGGCTTATAATAAATTGGCTGATAAGAGGTCATGGTCTGTCGCTATCAGCTTTCTAAAAGAGAATATCAAATAA
- a CDS encoding MBL fold metallo-hydrolase: MKITIAMDNCVHAPTPYSFKAEHGMSILINVSNKLILFDTGQSGSIIHNLSLLGVNPKDLDMIVLSHGHYDHTGGLLSILDNARKEIPIFLHKDAFLDRYSVAAGKKFHIGIPYSKAYLESLGANFVFVENVLEIVPGLFLSGTIPRETDYEKGDSNLVIEKDGKTVKDPILDDMALYAFKDNGLIALTGCAHAGIINIIRYGLKVLKTDNLYAIVGGTHLGPASPEQRESTISDLLDAKPAIVAANHCTGFSMMAKLKDSFGDRFIAAFVGTEIDFS; the protein is encoded by the coding sequence ATGAAAATTACTATTGCAATGGATAATTGTGTCCATGCCCCAACTCCATATTCTTTTAAAGCCGAACACGGCATGTCGATTTTAATCAATGTATCTAACAAACTTATACTGTTTGACACAGGCCAATCAGGGTCAATTATTCACAATCTTTCTTTATTAGGCGTTAACCCAAAAGATTTGGATATGATTGTTTTGAGTCATGGACACTATGATCATACAGGCGGTTTATTGTCTATTTTGGATAATGCAAGAAAAGAGATACCAATATTTCTCCATAAAGACGCCTTTCTTGACAGGTATTCTGTTGCTGCTGGGAAGAAATTTCATATTGGTATTCCCTATTCTAAGGCATATTTGGAATCATTGGGTGCAAATTTTGTTTTTGTTGAAAATGTTTTAGAGATTGTCCCAGGGCTGTTCTTGAGTGGTACTATTCCGCGTGAAACTGATTATGAAAAGGGAGATTCAAATTTAGTTATAGAAAAAGATGGCAAAACTGTAAAAGATCCGATTTTAGATGATATGGCTTTATATGCTTTTAAGGATAATGGGCTTATAGCCCTGACAGGATGTGCCCATGCTGGCATTATAAATATTATCCGTTATGGGCTTAAAGTGCTAAAAACAGATAATCTTTATGCAATTGTTGGGGGAACTCATCTTGGTCCTGCGAGTCCAGAACAAAGAGAAAGTACAATTTCAGATTTGTTAGATGCTAAGCCAGCTATTGTGGCTGCCAATCATTGTACTGGTTTTTCTATGATGGCAAAGCTAAAAGATTCGTTTGGGGATCGTTTTATAGCTGCTTTTGTAGGAACTGAAATTGATTTTTCATAA